One Bacteroidales bacterium DNA window includes the following coding sequences:
- a CDS encoding anhydro-N-acetylmuramic acid kinase, whose translation METITALGMMSGTSLDGLDIACCRFNLADDRWKYEILYAETIRYSDTWRQRLDQAPQLSGFDLTRLDADFGRYAGEQAAEFIHRNKCRPLFVASHGHTVFHQPELGLTLQIGNGAHLAAAAGIKVVNDFRSLDVALGGQGAPLVPVGDALLFGHFGLCLNLGGFANISYQSGDQRLASDISPANMALNFLARRAGKPYDEDGAMAAGGAIIHPLLEQLDALPFYQQPAPKSLGREWFEAQMLPLIEAHDATPADLLRTLTEHIARQVAAAADVVPTSTLLATGGGTHNHFLMQRIDHLSHHTIIIPEPLLIDYKEALVFAFLGVLRLRGINNCLASVTGARMDNCGGSIWG comes from the coding sequence ATGGAAACAATCACTGCCTTGGGAATGATGTCGGGCACTTCGCTGGATGGCCTCGACATTGCTTGCTGCCGCTTTAACCTGGCAGACGATCGATGGAAATATGAAATTCTTTATGCCGAAACCATCCGCTACTCCGACACGTGGCGTCAGCGACTTGACCAGGCGCCGCAGCTAAGTGGTTTTGATCTTACGAGATTGGATGCCGATTTTGGGCGCTATGCAGGCGAACAGGCAGCAGAATTTATTCATCGCAACAAATGCCGACCGCTTTTCGTAGCTTCACACGGGCACACAGTTTTTCATCAGCCGGAGCTGGGACTCACGCTACAGATCGGCAACGGCGCACATCTGGCTGCTGCGGCAGGTATAAAAGTCGTGAATGATTTCCGTTCGTTGGATGTGGCACTAGGCGGACAGGGAGCCCCTTTGGTTCCAGTTGGCGATGCTTTGCTCTTTGGCCACTTCGGTCTGTGTCTCAATCTGGGTGGTTTTGCAAATATTTCTTACCAGTCCGGCGATCAACGTCTTGCCAGCGATATTTCGCCAGCAAATATGGCGCTCAACTTTTTGGCCCGCCGCGCCGGAAAGCCTTACGATGAAGACGGAGCTATGGCTGCCGGCGGCGCCATTATCCATCCGCTGCTGGAACAACTCGACGCATTGCCTTTTTATCAGCAACCGGCTCCCAAATCGCTGGGACGCGAATGGTTTGAGGCACAAATGCTGCCGCTGATAGAGGCGCACGATGCTACCCCTGCCGATCTTTTGCGCACCCTCACCGAACACATTGCCCGACAGGTAGCTGCTGCGGCTGATGTGGTGCCAACCTCTACTTTGCTGGCAACAGGCGGCGGCACCCACAATCATTTTCTCATGCAACGCATTGACCACCTCAGCCATCACACTATTATTATTCCTGAGCCTTTGCTCATCGATTACAAAGAAGCATTGGTATTTGCCTTCCTTGGTGTTTTGCGCTTACGCGGAATCAACAACTGCCTAGCCTCGGTGACCGGTGCGCGCATGGATAATTGCGGTGGAAGTATTTGGGGATAG
- a CDS encoding TatD family hydrolase codes for MHFYYDVHTHSNKSPENVVQVRSLFHDQLQLIQDLPDVWYAVGWHPWHVDAESSDEIFSLLEKVIRNEKVISLGETGLDRSIKIPINLQENIFSRHLSLAEKAYMPVIVHAVKSYPDIIRVYKEAKVDIPLIIHGFRGNLQSAEQLLRHGFYLSFGEALLKQNSRLEQVFQNIPFGQLFLETDDTDTDIRKLYEKAAVLRNLEPEKLMETIGSNFKNCFGK; via the coding sequence ATGCATTTTTATTACGACGTACATACACATAGCAATAAAAGTCCCGAAAACGTGGTGCAGGTGCGAAGTCTTTTCCATGACCAGTTGCAACTAATCCAGGACTTGCCAGATGTGTGGTACGCGGTGGGATGGCATCCCTGGCATGTCGATGCCGAAAGTTCTGATGAAATATTTTCATTGCTCGAAAAGGTAATTCGAAATGAAAAGGTGATTTCTTTGGGCGAAACAGGCCTCGACCGAAGCATCAAAATTCCGATAAATCTTCAGGAAAATATTTTCTCCCGACATCTTTCTCTGGCCGAAAAAGCCTACATGCCTGTGATCGTCCATGCAGTAAAATCCTATCCCGATATCATCCGGGTTTACAAAGAAGCTAAAGTGGATATTCCATTGATAATTCATGGCTTCAGGGGCAATCTGCAGTCAGCGGAGCAGCTCCTCAGGCATGGTTTTTACCTCTCATTTGGTGAAGCTTTATTAAAACAAAACTCCAGGCTGGAACAAGTTTTTCAAAATATTCCGTTCGGACAATTGTTTCTGGAAACTGACGACACCGACACCGACATCAGGAAATTGTATGAGAAGGCTGCTGTACTGCGTAATTTGGAACCTGAGAAGTTGATGGAAACTATCGGGAGTAATTTTAAAAACTGTTTTGGTAAATGA
- a CDS encoding inorganic pyrophosphatase, whose amino-acid sequence MSNKLMDPIGKLMGLRYKSHPWHGVDIGDNAPEIVTCFIEMVPTDTVKYEIDKVSGYLKIDRPQKYSNVIPALYGFIPQTFCWDKVAEYCMEKTGRTDITGDRDPLDICILTEKTIAHGDILVQARPIGGFRMIDDSQADDKIVAVLADDAVYGGYNDMGDCSLMVIDRLKHYFLTYKDLPGRQRDAEITHTYGIEEAHEVIVRSMTDYQQKFDHLRSMLSNV is encoded by the coding sequence ATGAGCAACAAATTGATGGACCCCATCGGCAAGCTAATGGGACTGCGCTACAAATCACATCCGTGGCATGGTGTGGATATTGGCGATAATGCCCCCGAAATTGTAACCTGTTTTATCGAAATGGTTCCTACCGACACGGTGAAATACGAAATCGATAAAGTGTCGGGTTATTTGAAAATAGACCGGCCACAAAAGTATTCCAATGTCATCCCCGCCTTGTATGGTTTCATTCCGCAAACTTTCTGCTGGGATAAAGTAGCAGAATATTGTATGGAAAAAACGGGTCGTACCGACATTACAGGCGACCGCGACCCGCTCGATATCTGCATCCTCACCGAGAAAACCATTGCCCATGGCGACATACTGGTGCAGGCGCGTCCTATTGGTGGATTCAGGATGATAGACGACAGCCAGGCCGACGACAAAATTGTGGCGGTGCTGGCCGACGATGCCGTCTATGGCGGATACAATGACATGGGCGATTGCTCTCTGATGGTCATCGACCGGCTAAAACATTATTTCCTCACTTATAAAGATTTGCCCGGCCGCCAGCGCGACGCTGAGATCACCCATACTTACGGCATAGAGGAAGCCCATGAAGTAATTGTCCGCAGCATGACCGACTACCAGCAGAAATTCGACCACCTGCGATCCATGCTTTCTAACGTGTAA
- a CDS encoding polysaccharide biosynthesis/export family protein, whose product MKKPMFYIFRVLVLLLTGSLFFSSCIPMKRIEYLRQEVSKGDTARTHFKNLNLTTYRIQAGDNLYIKVNSVMAVSENIFAEEGNRTSNNYYTDAGIYLNSYLVNDKGFIDFPYVGSIYVKDLSVEEAKDLISGIVKDYIKESTVVVRLALFKISALGEVKRPGQVSIYQNQVTIFDAIAMAGDMTDFARRNEVIIIRENPDGIKTKKINLNDLSIFGSEYYIIQPNDVIYVPPVKGKNFAFSQFPYALVFSTISTTLLLINFFQSN is encoded by the coding sequence ATGAAAAAACCAATGTTCTATATTTTTCGTGTCCTCGTTTTGCTTTTAACGGGGTCACTGTTTTTCTCGTCGTGTATCCCGATGAAACGCATCGAATACCTGCGACAGGAAGTTAGTAAAGGTGATACCGCCCGCACCCATTTTAAGAATCTGAATCTTACCACCTACCGTATTCAGGCTGGTGACAACCTGTACATAAAGGTGAATAGTGTGATGGCCGTCTCTGAAAACATTTTTGCAGAAGAAGGCAACAGAACTAGCAACAACTATTACACTGATGCGGGCATTTACCTGAACAGCTATCTGGTAAACGACAAAGGCTTCATCGACTTTCCTTATGTGGGAAGCATCTATGTGAAAGACCTGAGCGTGGAGGAGGCCAAAGACCTGATCTCGGGAATCGTGAAAGATTACATCAAGGAATCGACGGTAGTGGTGCGGCTGGCGCTGTTTAAAATTTCGGCGCTGGGCGAGGTGAAACGACCCGGACAAGTGAGTATCTATCAGAATCAGGTAACCATTTTTGATGCGATTGCCATGGCCGGCGATATGACCGACTTTGCCCGCCGCAACGAGGTGATAATAATACGTGAAAACCCCGATGGCATTAAAACTAAAAAAATAAATCTGAACGATTTATCAATCTTTGGCAGCGAATATTACATCATACAACCCAACGACGTTATTTACGTGCCGCCGGTAAAAGGCAAAAACTTTGCGTTCAGCCAATTCCCTTACGCACTGGTATTTTCGACCATCTCCACCACGCTGCTTCTTATTAATTTTTTCCAATCAAACTAA
- a CDS encoding polysaccharide biosynthesis tyrosine autokinase produces the protein METNLNSQLSTQEESIDIKLLFIKFFRYWYFFALTIFVALVIAFLFNKYTKPVYEVKTTVLIKDDKAGQNLIGLGIVNNQQNLQNEMGVINSYAMASRTIDNLNFEVSYFKEDNFITSELYKTSPFEVIMDTAHVQPTNVKFSISILSNSAYQLMLQAENASLYSFGKRTELSTVDEPIVINQTYKFGEEVESKLFKFTIYLTEHFDKEAINQNLSFVFNDYKSLITTFRSTKLEPINREASIIEISIKGGNTEKLSDYLNELTSQYLLRGMEKKNQIAENTIRFINSELIDITDSLTYTEGELQDFRVSNEFMDMDFKSAQVFESMKQYQDQKAQLIVKAKYYRNLQDYLKKNQENIDDIVIPSSMGIEDPLLTQLISGMADLYAQRATILYNSSEKNPQVAAIDQRIRTTKKTILENIQNIVVTSEISIQDIDGRIALLNREMNRLPQTQRRLVGIQRKYKLNDALYTFLLQKRSEAQIAKASNLPDNEIVDNARSGEQVFPKKSLNYLIALVLGLLLPVAYILGKDYFNDKIIERKDIEKITNVPIVGHVIHNSKESAIVVSESPKSSIAESFRSIRTNLQYLTKGKEKQVILVTSDMVGAGKTFVAMNIASIFAMYDKKTLLMGFDLRKPKIYQDFGLTNTEGISSYLINKSSFEDIVQTSPVKNLDIIMAGPVPPNPAELIASAKTDELMKRVMEEYDFVIIDTPPVGLVTDAFLLMKYTDANLFLVRQNYTNKKIFESIIKDIENRKLPNMYILINDVKLGKGSYGYGYGYGYGYGYGYGYGYGYGYGYGYYSEDEKEGKKSIISKLFGKA, from the coding sequence GTGGAAACTAATCTCAACAGCCAATTATCGACTCAGGAAGAATCGATCGACATCAAACTGTTATTTATCAAGTTTTTCAGATACTGGTATTTCTTTGCTCTTACCATTTTTGTAGCTCTGGTGATCGCTTTTCTTTTTAATAAATACACCAAGCCGGTGTATGAGGTAAAGACCACCGTGCTGATTAAGGACGACAAAGCCGGGCAGAATCTGATCGGCCTTGGCATCGTAAACAACCAGCAAAACCTGCAAAACGAAATGGGGGTCATCAACTCCTATGCAATGGCTTCGCGCACCATCGATAACCTGAACTTTGAAGTATCCTATTTTAAAGAAGATAATTTTATCACAAGCGAATTGTACAAAACGTCGCCTTTTGAGGTAATAATGGATACCGCACACGTGCAGCCGACCAATGTAAAGTTCAGCATCAGCATACTCAGCAACTCTGCCTACCAACTGATGCTGCAGGCCGAAAACGCCTCGCTGTACAGTTTTGGCAAACGCACCGAACTTTCCACCGTCGACGAGCCCATCGTGATAAATCAAACCTACAAATTTGGTGAGGAGGTTGAATCCAAACTCTTTAAATTCACCATCTATCTCACCGAACATTTCGACAAGGAAGCCATCAACCAAAACTTGTCGTTTGTTTTTAATGATTACAAGAGTTTGATTACCACCTTTAGAAGCACCAAGCTGGAGCCCATCAACCGCGAGGCTTCTATTATCGAGATCTCGATAAAAGGAGGCAATACCGAAAAACTTTCGGATTACCTCAACGAGCTTACCAGCCAGTATCTGCTGCGCGGCATGGAAAAGAAAAATCAGATTGCCGAGAACACCATTCGCTTTATTAACTCAGAGCTTATAGATATCACCGACTCGCTGACTTACACCGAAGGCGAGCTGCAAGACTTCAGGGTGAGCAATGAGTTTATGGATATGGATTTCAAATCGGCTCAAGTGTTTGAGAGCATGAAGCAATACCAGGATCAGAAAGCGCAGCTCATCGTCAAGGCCAAATATTATCGCAACCTGCAGGATTATTTAAAGAAAAACCAGGAAAATATCGACGACATCGTCATTCCTTCGTCGATGGGCATCGAAGACCCATTGCTCACACAGCTCATCAGTGGCATGGCTGACCTTTATGCCCAACGTGCCACCATCCTATACAACTCATCGGAGAAAAACCCGCAGGTAGCAGCCATCGATCAGCGAATCCGCACCACCAAAAAAACCATTCTTGAAAACATTCAGAACATTGTTGTTACTTCCGAAATTTCTATCCAGGACATCGACGGCCGCATAGCATTGCTCAACCGGGAAATGAACCGCCTGCCCCAAACCCAGCGTCGCCTGGTGGGCATTCAGCGAAAATACAAACTCAACGATGCGCTGTACACTTTCCTGCTGCAGAAACGATCCGAAGCACAAATAGCCAAGGCCAGCAACCTGCCCGACAACGAGATTGTTGATAATGCCCGTAGCGGCGAACAAGTTTTCCCCAAGAAGAGCCTCAACTACCTTATAGCGCTGGTGCTGGGCTTATTGCTGCCGGTAGCTTACATTCTGGGCAAGGACTATTTTAATGATAAAATCATCGAACGTAAAGACATCGAAAAGATCACCAATGTGCCTATTGTCGGGCATGTGATTCACAACAGCAAAGAGTCGGCGATCGTAGTGAGTGAGTCGCCCAAGTCTAGTATTGCCGAGTCGTTTCGCTCTATCCGAACCAACCTGCAGTATCTCACCAAGGGCAAGGAAAAGCAGGTGATTCTCGTAACTTCCGACATGGTGGGCGCCGGCAAGACGTTTGTTGCTATGAACATCGCTTCCATCTTTGCCATGTATGATAAAAAAACCCTGTTGATGGGTTTCGACCTGCGCAAGCCCAAAATTTATCAGGACTTTGGCCTCACCAATACCGAAGGGATCAGCTCCTACCTTATCAATAAGAGCTCTTTTGAAGATATCGTTCAAACCTCACCGGTGAAGAATCTCGACATCATCATGGCCGGACCTGTGCCGCCCAACCCTGCCGAGCTTATCGCTTCAGCCAAAACCGACGAGCTGATGAAACGCGTGATGGAAGAATATGACTTTGTAATCATCGACACGCCGCCGGTAGGTCTGGTTACCGATGCTTTCCTTCTGATGAAGTACACCGACGCCAACCTTTTCCTGGTGCGTCAGAACTACACCAACAAGAAAATTTTTGAATCGATTATAAAAGATATCGAAAACCGCAAGTTGCCCAATATGTACATCCTTATCAACGACGTAAAACTGGGCAAAGGCTCCTACGGCTATGGGTATGGATATGGCTACGGATATGGCTACGGCTATGGATATGGATACGGCTATGGGTATGGATACGGCTATTATTCGGAAGACGAAAAAGAAGGGAAAAAGTCCATCATCAGCAAGCTTTTTGGAAAAGCATAG
- a CDS encoding tRNA threonylcarbamoyladenosine dehydratase: protein MIQSDENWRSRTGLLLGEEKLERLQHSHVLVAGLGGVGAFAAEQLCRAGVGKLTIVDGDSVAPSNRNRQLLALASTQGQRKAQLMAMRLRDINPDVELVVVDEFIKDQRTNELLSHPYDYVIDAIDTLSPKVFFILAALRNNLPLVSSMGAGGKLNPAMITVADISETSGCKLAFYIRKRLQRFGVKEGFQAVFSPETVDKSAVKPVDDEPNKKTTVGTISYMPAMFGCYCASVALRQLIEK, encoded by the coding sequence ATGATTCAATCTGACGAAAACTGGCGCAGCCGCACAGGGTTGCTACTTGGGGAGGAAAAGCTGGAGCGGCTGCAGCACAGTCATGTGTTGGTGGCCGGCCTGGGAGGCGTGGGCGCCTTTGCTGCCGAACAGTTGTGCCGTGCAGGAGTTGGCAAGCTCACCATTGTGGATGGCGACAGTGTGGCGCCCAGCAATCGCAACCGTCAGTTGCTCGCGCTCGCCAGCACACAAGGCCAGCGCAAGGCACAACTCATGGCCATGCGACTGCGTGATATCAATCCCGATGTGGAGCTTGTTGTTGTTGATGAATTTATAAAAGACCAACGAACAAACGAGTTGCTTAGTCATCCATACGATTATGTGATCGATGCTATCGATACGCTCTCGCCCAAGGTGTTTTTTATCCTGGCGGCTTTGCGCAACAACCTCCCTTTGGTAAGTTCTATGGGCGCGGGGGGTAAGTTAAACCCGGCCATGATTACCGTGGCTGATATCTCCGAAACTTCCGGCTGCAAGCTGGCTTTCTACATTCGTAAGCGCCTGCAGAGATTCGGTGTCAAAGAGGGTTTCCAGGCAGTATTTTCGCCGGAAACGGTCGATAAAAGTGCTGTCAAACCCGTTGATGACGAACCCAACAAAAAAACCACCGTCGGAACCATATCCTATATGCCGGCCATGTTTGGCTGCTACTGCGCCTCGGTGGCTCTTCGCCAACTGATAGAAAAGTAG
- a CDS encoding amidohydrolase → MNISNDDLRQIIAFRYLLHQHPELSGKETETAKRIKEYLAKFNPDQIYEGLGGAGLAAVYKGNAKGPTVLLRADMDALPIDETNDFDYKSKNKGVAHKCGHDGHSAILSGVALALHQQRPARGRVVLLFQPAEETGQGARRVIDDPQFAELQPDYAFALHNLPGFAAGSVVVRDNHFAAASKGMIIRLTGKTSHAANPEHGISPAMAVADIIKGLTKLSMEKDGFQDFKLVTVIHTRLGEIAFGTTPGYAEVMATLRSFRNDDMQRLTNKAVDIAEKAADQYRLQEKIEWREEFPATVNHPECVELIRQTATGNNLKIVEPETPFRWSEDFGYFTSKYNGALFGIGSGVKHPDLHHPDYDFPDKIIPQAIAMFDGIIRNILG, encoded by the coding sequence ATGAATATTTCAAACGATGACTTGCGTCAAATAATTGCCTTTCGGTACCTGCTGCACCAGCACCCTGAACTATCAGGAAAAGAGACCGAGACCGCCAAAAGGATCAAGGAGTATCTTGCAAAATTCAATCCCGATCAAATTTATGAAGGACTTGGTGGCGCCGGACTGGCTGCCGTTTACAAAGGAAATGCCAAAGGCCCCACGGTTTTGTTGCGTGCCGATATGGATGCATTGCCTATCGACGAAACCAACGATTTTGATTATAAATCGAAAAACAAAGGTGTAGCGCACAAGTGCGGTCACGACGGCCATTCCGCAATACTTTCTGGGGTGGCGCTGGCATTGCATCAGCAGCGCCCTGCCCGTGGGCGTGTGGTGTTGCTGTTTCAGCCTGCCGAAGAAACTGGCCAGGGAGCCAGACGGGTAATCGACGACCCGCAATTTGCGGAGCTGCAGCCGGATTATGCGTTTGCTTTGCACAATCTGCCTGGCTTTGCCGCTGGTAGCGTGGTGGTGCGCGACAACCATTTTGCAGCAGCAAGCAAAGGAATGATCATCCGGCTCACCGGCAAAACTTCGCATGCCGCCAATCCTGAGCATGGCATCAGTCCGGCAATGGCGGTTGCTGATATTATAAAAGGGCTTACGAAACTTTCGATGGAAAAAGACGGGTTTCAGGATTTTAAACTTGTCACCGTCATCCACACGCGGCTGGGTGAAATAGCTTTTGGCACCACGCCCGGCTATGCCGAAGTAATGGCTACGCTGCGTAGCTTTCGCAACGACGACATGCAGCGGCTTACCAATAAAGCTGTAGATATTGCCGAAAAGGCAGCAGACCAATATCGCCTGCAAGAAAAGATAGAATGGCGTGAGGAATTTCCTGCTACCGTTAACCATCCTGAATGCGTGGAATTAATCCGGCAAACGGCTACTGGAAATAATTTGAAAATTGTGGAGCCTGAAACGCCTTTCCGCTGGTCAGAAGACTTTGGATATTTTACTTCCAAATACAATGGCGCTCTGTTTGGCATTGGCTCCGGCGTGAAGCATCCCGATTTGCATCATCCCGACTACGACTTTCCCGACAAGATAATTCCACAGGCCATAGCCATGTTCGATGGTATCATCCGAAATATTTTGGGTTGA
- a CDS encoding DUF6544 family protein, with the protein MNRDEILAELSSYSSSGFDRMELLKSYPEPVARYFRHHLPQGIPGGTLISTRLRGIIKLVNWSNFKSTLYTHPFKGFYWEATVHMGILPIKGYDYFVKNTGAMQWRMFRVIPVMKSDGADVSRSAEGRARLESVFAPHLLIDPAVIWEVVDKNHITAQWKIYTEDQPLHLIIDEQGALKEVWMKRWGNPGEVKTFEYHTFGGHIDKEILYQNRLIPHKGSIGWWYSEKGWDDGEFFRFEAY; encoded by the coding sequence GTGAACCGCGACGAAATTCTTGCCGAATTATCATCCTACAGCAGCAGCGGCTTCGACCGCATGGAGCTGCTCAAGAGTTATCCCGAACCCGTAGCAAGATATTTCCGTCATCATCTGCCGCAGGGTATTCCGGGAGGAACGCTCATAAGCACGCGCCTTCGTGGCATCATCAAGTTGGTAAACTGGTCCAACTTTAAATCGACACTTTACACACATCCTTTCAAAGGTTTCTATTGGGAAGCCACGGTACATATGGGCATTTTGCCGATAAAAGGATATGATTATTTTGTTAAAAATACCGGTGCCATGCAGTGGCGGATGTTTCGAGTAATACCGGTAATGAAATCTGATGGCGCCGACGTAAGTCGCTCTGCCGAAGGGCGCGCCCGGCTTGAAAGCGTTTTTGCACCGCATTTGCTCATCGACCCCGCCGTAATATGGGAAGTCGTGGATAAGAATCATATTACCGCCCAATGGAAAATTTACACCGAAGACCAGCCGCTGCATCTCATCATCGATGAACAGGGTGCCTTAAAAGAGGTGTGGATGAAACGGTGGGGCAACCCAGGCGAGGTGAAAACTTTTGAATACCACACTTTTGGCGGACACATCGACAAAGAGATATTATATCAAAACCGACTGATCCCACACAAAGGTTCGATAGGCTGGTGGTATAGTGAGAAGGGGTGGGACGATGGCGAATTTTTTAGATTTGAAGCCTATTAA
- a CDS encoding phosphoribosylanthranilate isomerase: MTVPIIQIAGVRNWDEALMISASGATHIGFPLRLDVHRPDLSDEAAAEIIRRLSPNIRPVLITYLAKATDIYKLSKQIGCNIVQLHGAISVVELEKLRRLTLLSSWPEPPFEIWKSLVVKAGNEQELLQTLHATDSFVDAYITDTYDSTTGASGATGKIHDWKITKSIVAHSARPVIVAGGLHPGNVAEAIRITGAAGVDVHTGVEDANGCKDPRLVKEFVIRAKESYRKALGF; encoded by the coding sequence ATGACAGTTCCCATTATCCAGATTGCCGGGGTTCGTAATTGGGACGAAGCCTTAATGATCAGTGCTTCCGGCGCCACACATATTGGCTTTCCATTGCGTTTGGACGTTCATCGTCCTGATCTTAGCGACGAAGCTGCTGCCGAAATCATCAGGCGGCTGTCGCCAAACATCCGTCCGGTGCTGATTACATATTTAGCGAAAGCTACCGACATTTATAAATTATCGAAACAAATTGGCTGCAACATCGTGCAGTTGCATGGCGCTATTTCAGTGGTGGAACTCGAAAAGCTGCGGCGGTTGACCCTGCTGAGTTCTTGGCCGGAGCCACCTTTTGAAATCTGGAAAAGTCTGGTGGTAAAAGCCGGAAATGAACAGGAGTTGCTGCAAACGCTTCATGCAACCGATTCTTTTGTCGATGCCTACATCACCGATACTTACGATTCAACTACAGGCGCTTCGGGGGCTACCGGCAAAATTCACGACTGGAAAATCACAAAGAGCATAGTTGCGCATAGTGCACGTCCTGTGATCGTTGCTGGCGGGCTTCATCCCGGCAATGTTGCCGAAGCCATTCGCATCACAGGCGCTGCCGGTGTAGATGTGCATACCGGCGTGGAAGATGCAAATGGTTGCAAAGACCCGCGGCTGGTAAAGGAGTTTGTGATTAGGGCAAAAGAAAGTTATAGGAAAGCGTTAGGGTTTTAG
- a CDS encoding type I phosphomannose isomerase catalytic subunit yields the protein MNKLYPLKFKPRYREKIWGGHKIKDALQMDCKGIESCGEAWVLSGVAGDETVVADGFLAGNELNELVEVYMDDLVGGKVYQKYENEFPILVKFIDAADYLSIQVHPDDALAHKRGLANGKTEMWYIISANQDAELISGFGQKVNQKIYLDHLNNKTLKEILNVEKVQAGEVYYMPAGRVHALGPGILLAEIQQTSDVTYRIYDWDRIDKNGHPRELHTEEALEAIDYNVYDDYKSQYADTKNETVEVVKGEFFTTNLLHIDKPLMKNYEELDSFVIYTCVAGHLTLVYPDGSLTLKMGECVLIPNVINRIDLHPSTDSKLLETYIL from the coding sequence ATGAACAAGCTCTATCCGCTAAAGTTCAAGCCACGCTACCGCGAGAAAATCTGGGGTGGCCACAAAATTAAAGATGCATTGCAAATGGATTGCAAAGGAATAGAAAGTTGTGGTGAAGCCTGGGTACTGTCGGGTGTTGCCGGCGATGAAACAGTGGTTGCCGATGGATTTTTGGCCGGCAACGAACTCAATGAGCTGGTGGAAGTGTACATGGACGATCTGGTGGGCGGAAAGGTGTATCAAAAATATGAAAACGAGTTTCCGATCCTGGTAAAATTTATCGATGCCGCCGACTACCTGAGCATACAGGTGCATCCCGATGATGCGCTGGCGCATAAACGCGGGCTGGCCAACGGCAAAACCGAGATGTGGTACATCATCAGCGCGAACCAAGATGCTGAATTGATCAGCGGATTTGGCCAAAAGGTAAACCAGAAAATCTATCTCGATCATCTTAATAATAAAACGCTTAAAGAAATTTTGAATGTAGAAAAGGTGCAGGCCGGCGAAGTTTACTACATGCCCGCCGGCCGTGTGCATGCGCTGGGACCGGGAATTCTGCTTGCCGAGATACAACAAACCAGCGACGTTACTTACCGCATCTACGACTGGGATCGTATCGATAAAAATGGCCATCCACGCGAGCTGCACACCGAAGAAGCCCTCGAAGCCATCGACTACAATGTGTATGATGATTACAAAAGCCAATATGCTGACACCAAAAATGAAACTGTGGAGGTGGTGAAAGGAGAATTTTTTACTACCAACCTACTGCACATCGACAAGCCACTGATGAAAAACTACGAGGAGCTCGATTCATTTGTGATTTATACCTGCGTTGCCGGCCACCTCACGCTGGTATATCCCGATGGCAGCCTTACCCTCAAAATGGGAGAATGCGTGCTCATCCCAAACGTAATCAACCGCATTGATTTGCACCCTTCGACAGATTCTAAATTATTGGAAACTTATATCTTGTAA